The Paenibacillus sp. RUD330 genome has a segment encoding these proteins:
- a CDS encoding ABC transporter permease, which yields MGETLESIWKKRASAFYRDSMPYVGYMLRSGVPLVLFLVLIVSAVYYTEFIKQVPADFPVIAAGAVLLTPLVAWSPLRTWLQPADLVFLMPREAHMGAYIRRSFRHNLPGGLALAAIVLLLFWPILAGAAESSGAWKPGLWITLAAVLAMKAANSAAAWRERQAAWPSARWALRLLRWFLTAWAAAAWLAFLPWKAAAFTAVSGALWWAASRLAARQSLPWETLIREEGRTQMRYYRFFGWFTDVPALGSAVSSRPYLSWLSKLVPLRRQSAYTYLYSLSMARTELGGMLLRLTLLGMLSCYWLGEAAWLGGWGTAAAQLLFLLIAGLQTSSLGSWHQYTVWRHVYPLPEKERLKSLIQVDRLALLIVLLLLWLAGSLPLLLQGKPLPAAAAAAAGAGYILLLRPRRLTKRVLADEDED from the coding sequence ATGGGCGAGACGCTTGAATCGATCTGGAAAAAAAGGGCCTCGGCCTTCTACCGCGACTCCATGCCCTATGTCGGCTATATGCTCCGGAGCGGCGTTCCGCTTGTCCTTTTTCTTGTCCTTATCGTAAGCGCCGTTTACTATACGGAATTCATCAAGCAGGTGCCGGCCGACTTTCCCGTCATCGCCGCAGGCGCCGTCCTGCTGACGCCGCTTGTCGCCTGGAGCCCTTTGCGGACTTGGCTACAGCCTGCCGATCTCGTCTTTCTCATGCCGAGGGAAGCGCATATGGGCGCTTATATCCGGAGATCGTTCCGCCATAATCTTCCGGGAGGGCTTGCGCTTGCCGCTATCGTCCTGCTGCTGTTCTGGCCGATACTCGCAGGCGCGGCCGAATCGTCCGGCGCTTGGAAGCCCGGTCTCTGGATCACGCTTGCCGCCGTGCTGGCCATGAAGGCGGCCAACAGCGCGGCTGCCTGGCGGGAAAGGCAGGCGGCCTGGCCGTCGGCCCGCTGGGCGCTGCGGCTGCTGCGCTGGTTCCTGACCGCTTGGGCGGCTGCAGCCTGGCTTGCCTTCCTTCCTTGGAAGGCCGCAGCCTTCACGGCTGTCTCCGGAGCTCTCTGGTGGGCGGCTTCACGGCTGGCGGCCCGCCAGAGCCTTCCGTGGGAAACGCTGATCCGCGAGGAAGGCCGGACGCAGATGCGCTATTACCGGTTTTTTGGCTGGTTCACGGATGTGCCGGCGCTCGGCTCGGCCGTCAGCTCCCGGCCTTATCTGAGCTGGCTGTCCAAGCTCGTGCCGCTGCGCAGACAGAGCGCCTATACGTACCTGTACAGTCTCAGCATGGCCCGCACGGAGCTCGGGGGCATGCTGCTGCGCCTGACGCTGCTCGGCATGCTGTCCTGCTACTGGCTTGGCGAAGCCGCCTGGCTCGGAGGCTGGGGAACGGCCGCCGCACAGCTGCTGTTCCTGCTGATCGCCGGCCTCCAGACCTCTTCTCTCGGCTCGTGGCATCAATACACGGTATGGCGCCATGTGTATCCACTGCCGGAGAAGGAGAGGCTGAAGTCGCTCATCCAAGTGGACAGGCTCGCGCTGCTGATCGTCCTGCTGCTGCTCTGGCTCGCCGGCAGCCTGCCTCTGCTGCTGCAGGGCAAGCCGCTGCCGGCCGCTGCGGCCGCCGCTGCAGGGGCCGGATACATCCTGCTTCTGCGGCCACGGCGGCTGACGAAGCGGGTGCTCGCGGACGAAGACGAGGATTGA
- a CDS encoding DEAD/DEAH box helicase has translation MSLETWKQLGIEEAAAGKLAENGIGEPTPIQAQAIPLLLEGRDVSAGSQTGTGKTLAYMLPLLQRIDSASKSVQAVILSPTQELAMQIVRVAEMYGEAYGVRVQQLIGGAAVKRQIEKLKLNPQLVIGTPGRIHELLKLRKLKMSETRTIIVDEADQVFGLGSTSEVETILWAAPKDKQVAFFSATYPQVLKTLEKRWMKNPERVDIEPAQRVSGTIEHAFIGCEWRDRLDTARKLIRLLNPASALLFINDTDQIANYEAKLSYEGFNVETLYGDANKQRRAATLARFREGRCQLLLATDVAARGLDIPGLPLVINLEPPADADQYVHRSGRTGRMGRAGQVFTIAAPGERYLIDKYKRKLDVDIPELAMYKGKLVDPADVHRRPSPARGAAAPSQKARTTPSRTPLLDQLSGSGSGQKPRDPLEFRPAQERHAPLESRPVQEARPARGPAAGQQPASAAKAAVSGVRAAAAGSRSKAPDSPGGQPAEADRRREAQPAAGGVKPKAAASSGPGAKARKAKADKNKGAPKWLKAKRDQPDQ, from the coding sequence ATGTCATTAGAGACTTGGAAACAGCTTGGAATTGAAGAAGCCGCAGCAGGCAAGCTGGCGGAGAACGGCATCGGGGAGCCGACCCCCATACAGGCGCAGGCCATCCCTCTCCTGCTTGAAGGACGGGATGTGTCGGCCGGGTCGCAGACGGGAACGGGCAAAACTCTCGCCTACATGCTGCCGCTGCTGCAGCGGATCGATTCGGCGAGCAAGTCGGTGCAGGCCGTCATCCTCTCCCCTACCCAGGAGCTCGCGATGCAGATCGTGCGTGTGGCGGAGATGTACGGCGAGGCCTATGGTGTCCGCGTGCAGCAGCTGATCGGGGGAGCCGCGGTCAAACGGCAGATCGAGAAGCTGAAGCTGAATCCGCAGCTTGTCATCGGAACGCCTGGGCGCATCCATGAGCTGCTGAAGCTGAGAAAGCTCAAGATGTCCGAAACCCGGACGATCATCGTTGACGAGGCGGACCAGGTTTTCGGGCTCGGTTCGACGAGCGAGGTGGAGACCATTTTGTGGGCGGCGCCCAAAGACAAGCAGGTCGCTTTTTTCTCCGCCACCTATCCGCAAGTTCTGAAGACGCTGGAGAAGCGCTGGATGAAAAATCCGGAGCGCGTCGACATCGAGCCTGCCCAGCGCGTATCCGGCACGATCGAGCATGCGTTCATCGGCTGCGAATGGCGCGACCGCCTGGATACGGCCCGCAAGCTCATCCGTCTGCTCAACCCCGCCTCGGCGCTGCTGTTCATCAACGATACGGACCAGATCGCCAACTATGAGGCCAAGCTGTCCTATGAAGGCTTCAATGTCGAGACGCTGTACGGGGATGCCAACAAGCAGCGCCGCGCCGCTACGCTGGCGAGATTCCGCGAAGGGCGCTGCCAGCTGCTGCTCGCCACGGATGTCGCGGCGAGAGGGCTCGACATTCCCGGACTTCCGCTCGTCATCAACCTGGAGCCTCCGGCGGACGCGGACCAGTATGTCCACCGCTCCGGCCGTACGGGCCGGATGGGCCGGGCAGGCCAGGTGTTCACCATCGCAGCGCCGGGCGAACGTTATCTGATCGACAAGTACAAGCGCAAGCTGGATGTCGACATCCCGGAGCTGGCCATGTACAAAGGCAAGCTGGTCGATCCGGCGGATGTCCACCGCAGGCCGTCGCCTGCGAGAGGAGCGGCGGCTCCATCGCAGAAGGCCCGCACGACGCCGTCGCGGACGCCGCTGCTGGATCAGCTGTCGGGGTCCGGTTCCGGCCAGAAGCCGCGTGATCCGCTGGAGTTCCGTCCCGCCCAGGAGCGTCATGCTCCGCTGGAGTCCCGTCCCGTGCAAGAGGCGAGACCCGCAAGAGGCCCCGCGGCAGGGCAACAGCCGGCATCTGCCGCCAAGGCTGCCGTCTCCGGAGTCCGGGCGGCCGCCGCGGGCAGCCGGAGCAAGGCGCCGGATTCACCCGGCGGACAGCCCGCAGAAGCGGACCGCAGGCGCGAAGCTCAGCCTGCCGCAGGAGGCGTCAAGCCGAAGGCGGCGGCATCTTCCGGGCCGGGAGCCAAAGCGCGGAAAGCCAAGGCGGACAAGAACAAAGGGGCTCCCAAATGGCTGAAAGCCAAGCGGGACCAGCCCGATCAATAA
- a CDS encoding AraC family transcriptional regulator gives MLQVPPSSFKLLPSFAKIVCEPGWKWPRREKPMANFDLFYVWSGEGELTLNGEPYPVGPGSCFLFRPGDYTSAVHNPQRPLVLSYIHFAIEGEPLDIPARYRELEETVEFENMLSRYVRLFLVKTFAAEEEAQLILKQMMIHLLRADRQPVLERKASNQLTEAIQEIANFIRQNPGISHRVEDLAGRAGLSPRYFSIKFKEIIGTPVQTYMIRTRIERAQHLLMHGGLNVTEVADALGYRDIFFFSRQFKQYTGRSPSEIR, from the coding sequence ATGCTGCAAGTACCGCCCTCATCGTTCAAGCTGTTGCCGTCATTCGCCAAGATCGTCTGCGAGCCGGGCTGGAAGTGGCCGCGCCGGGAGAAGCCGATGGCCAATTTCGACCTTTTTTATGTCTGGAGCGGAGAAGGAGAGCTTACGCTTAATGGAGAGCCTTATCCCGTCGGACCGGGAAGCTGCTTTCTGTTCCGCCCCGGGGACTACACCAGCGCCGTCCATAATCCGCAGCGGCCGCTCGTGCTGTCTTATATCCATTTTGCCATAGAAGGAGAACCGCTCGATATTCCGGCACGCTACCGCGAGCTGGAGGAGACGGTGGAATTCGAGAACATGCTCTCCCGCTATGTCCGCCTCTTCCTGGTGAAGACCTTTGCCGCCGAGGAAGAAGCGCAGCTCATCCTGAAGCAGATGATGATCCACCTGCTTCGCGCGGACAGGCAGCCGGTGCTGGAGCGCAAGGCGAGCAACCAGCTGACGGAGGCGATCCAGGAAATCGCCAACTTCATCCGCCAGAATCCGGGCATCTCCCATCGGGTGGAGGATCTGGCCGGACGAGCCGGCTTGTCTCCGCGGTATTTTTCGATCAAGTTCAAGGAGATCATCGGAACCCCGGTCCAGACGTACATGATCCGGACGCGCATCGAGCGGGCCCAGCATCTGCTCATGCACGGAGGGCTCAATGTGACGGAGGTCGCAGACGCGCTCGGTTACCGGGACATCTTTTTCTTCAGCAGGCAGTTCAAGCAGTACACGGGCAGGAGCCCGTCCGAGATCCGGTAG
- a CDS encoding ABC transporter ATP-binding protein, producing the protein MAEAFAEENVLQVSHLVGGYSPRRPVLHDLDFTVRRGEMMGLIGLNGAGKSTAVKHILGLMAPQQGEVRIRGVKLEEQPERYRGAFAYVPESPVLFEELTVEEHLRMTAMAYGLQEEDFRERSEKLIAEFRMGPKRGSRAAHLSKGMKQKVMLMNALLARPDLYIIDEPFLGLDPLGIRSLLERLVEERERGAAILMSTHILSTVEAYCDRFMILHQGRVKELGTLAQVRSSRGAEGQSLESIFYGIVEESDADGRDA; encoded by the coding sequence GTGGCAGAGGCATTCGCAGAGGAAAACGTGCTGCAGGTCAGTCATCTAGTAGGAGGATACAGCCCGCGCAGGCCGGTATTGCATGATCTGGACTTTACGGTCAGACGCGGGGAGATGATGGGGCTGATCGGCCTCAACGGGGCCGGCAAAAGCACGGCAGTCAAGCATATTCTGGGCTTGATGGCGCCGCAGCAGGGAGAGGTCCGGATCCGCGGCGTCAAGCTGGAGGAGCAGCCGGAACGCTATCGGGGTGCATTCGCCTATGTGCCGGAGTCGCCGGTGCTGTTCGAGGAGCTCACGGTCGAAGAGCATCTGCGGATGACGGCGATGGCTTACGGCTTGCAGGAGGAGGATTTCCGGGAAAGATCGGAGAAGCTGATCGCGGAATTCCGAATGGGTCCCAAGCGGGGCTCGCGGGCTGCGCATCTGTCGAAAGGGATGAAGCAGAAGGTCATGCTCATGAACGCTCTGCTGGCCCGGCCGGATCTGTACATCATCGACGAGCCGTTTCTCGGTCTCGATCCGCTCGGCATCCGTTCGCTGCTGGAGCGGCTTGTGGAAGAGAGGGAGCGCGGGGCGGCCATCCTCATGAGCACGCATATCCTCTCGACGGTCGAGGCTTACTGCGACCGCTTCATGATCCTGCACCAAGGGCGGGTCAAGGAGCTCGGGACGCTGGCGCAGGTCAGAAGCTCGCGCGGAGCCGAAGGGCAATCGCTGGAGAGCATCTTCTACGGCATCGTGGAGGAGAGTGACGCCGATGGGCGAGACGCTTGA
- a CDS encoding aminotransferase class I/II-fold pyridoxal phosphate-dependent enzyme, with translation MNPLAQQLNTALEKGNAHVYAMLSGLGRKLYFPKEGILSQSAEAKAKATKFNATIGIATEGGAPMHLKAIQETLSAYEPKDLYEYAPPAGKPELRAAWRGKMIKDNPSLAAKSFGNPVATNALTHGLSIVADLFADAGDAVIIPDKNWENYELTFGIRRGAEIVEYPLYTAEGRFNADGLREALLAQREKGKAIVILNFPNNPTGYTPGPDECREIVAALKAAADEGILVVAVTDDAYFGLFFEDSIHESLFGSLAGIHERILPIKVDGATKEEYVWGFRVGFITYASDSPEVLAALEQKTMGIIRATISSGPHPSQTFVLRALRSPDFEAQRAEKYAIMKGRANRVKQLLDSSRYDGDWTYYPFNSGYFMCLRLIGVSAEEVRQRLLNEYGVGTIALGESDLRVAFSCTEESNLEELFNLVHQAVRDLKTNGVR, from the coding sequence ATGAATCCACTTGCCCAGCAGTTGAACACCGCGCTGGAAAAAGGCAATGCCCATGTGTACGCCATGTTGTCAGGCCTGGGACGCAAGCTTTATTTTCCGAAGGAAGGCATTCTCAGCCAGTCCGCCGAGGCCAAGGCCAAAGCCACGAAGTTCAACGCCACGATCGGAATCGCCACTGAAGGCGGAGCTCCGATGCACTTGAAGGCTATCCAGGAAACGCTGTCGGCCTATGAGCCGAAGGATCTGTACGAATACGCCCCTCCTGCCGGCAAGCCGGAGCTGCGGGCCGCATGGCGCGGGAAGATGATCAAGGACAACCCGTCCCTCGCCGCCAAGTCGTTCGGCAATCCCGTCGCGACCAACGCTCTCACGCATGGCTTGAGCATCGTGGCCGATCTGTTCGCCGATGCCGGGGACGCGGTCATCATACCGGATAAAAACTGGGAGAACTACGAGCTCACCTTCGGCATCCGCCGCGGGGCCGAAATCGTGGAATACCCGCTCTACACCGCCGAAGGACGCTTCAACGCCGACGGCCTGCGCGAGGCGCTGCTCGCCCAGCGGGAAAAAGGCAAGGCGATCGTCATCCTGAACTTCCCGAACAATCCGACCGGCTACACCCCCGGTCCGGATGAATGCCGGGAAATCGTCGCCGCCCTCAAGGCTGCCGCCGATGAAGGCATTCTCGTCGTTGCCGTCACGGACGACGCCTACTTCGGCCTGTTCTTCGAGGATTCCATCCATGAATCGCTGTTCGGCAGCCTCGCAGGAATCCATGAGCGCATTCTCCCCATCAAGGTGGACGGCGCCACCAAGGAAGAATATGTATGGGGCTTCCGGGTCGGCTTCATCACCTACGCCTCGGATTCCCCCGAGGTTCTGGCCGCGCTGGAGCAGAAGACGATGGGCATCATCCGCGCGACGATCTCCAGCGGTCCGCATCCATCCCAAACCTTCGTGCTCCGCGCCTTGCGCTCGCCTGACTTCGAAGCCCAGAGAGCGGAGAAATACGCCATCATGAAGGGACGCGCCAACCGGGTCAAGCAGCTGCTGGACAGCAGCCGCTACGACGGCGATTGGACGTACTACCCGTTCAACTCCGGCTACTTCATGTGCCTGCGCCTCATCGGCGTCAGCGCCGAAGAAGTGCGCCAGCGGCTGCTGAACGAATACGGAGTCGGCACGATCGCTCTCGGCGAAAGTGATCTCAGGGTGGCGTTCAGCTGCACCGAGGAGTCCAACCTCGAGGAGCTGTTCAACCTGGTGCATCAGGCGGTACGGGACTTGAAGACGAACGGAGTCCGATAA